The proteins below come from a single Miscanthus floridulus cultivar M001 chromosome 1, ASM1932011v1, whole genome shotgun sequence genomic window:
- the LOC136491583 gene encoding probable glutathione S-transferase GSTU6, with translation MPGGGDDLKLLNTWFSPFGSRVMLALHLKGLSYEYMEEEDVINNKSQLLIESNPVHKMVPVLFHKGKVLCESMIIVNYLEEAFPDAGPSLLPFDPYERAIARFWAAFIETKVVQPWFMMLDGTRTREEMSELVKQMLAAVVTLEGALAQCSKGKPFFGGDSVGYVDVALGGLLVWVRATEALFGSLGVNIKFLDAARTPLLAAWAERFASLDAAKVALPDYGRLIKHTMMRRSAAASVLEPNN, from the exons ATGCCAGGTGGAGGCGATGACCTGAAGCTTCTGAACACTTGGTTCAGTCCGTTCGGATCCCGAGTGATGCTTGCACTCCACCTCAAGGGCCTGAGCTACGAGTACATGGAAGAGGAGGACGTCATCAACAACAAGAGCCAGCTCCTCATTGAGAGTAACCCCGTCCACAAGATGGTCCCCGTGCTATTCCATAAGGGCAAGGTTCTATGCGAGTCCATGATCATCGTCAACTACCTTGAGGAGGCATTCCCCGACGCTGGGCCGTCGCTCCTCCCCTTTGACCCCTATGAACGTGCCATCGCTCGTTTCTGGGCCGCCTTTATCGAGACCAAG GTGGTGCAGCCCTGGTTCATGATGCTTGACGGCACCAGGACACGTGAGGAGATGAGCGAGTTGGTGAAGCAGATGCTCGCCGCGGTGGTGACCTTGGAGGGCGCGCTGGCACAATGCTCCAAGGGCAAACCCTTCTTCGGTGGCGACAGCGTCGGGTACGTGGATGTCGCGCTGGGCGGCCTCCTCGTGTGGGTGCGCGCAACCGAGGCACTGTTCGGCAGCCTCGGCGTCAACATCAAGTTCCTCGACGCCGCCAGGACCCCGCTCCTGGCGGCCTGGGCCGAGCGCTTCGCCTCGCTTGACGCGGCCAAGGTGGCCCTGCCAGACTACGGCAGGCTGATCAAGCATACCATGATGAGGCGGAGCGCGGCGGCATCCGTTTTGGAGCCGAATAACTGA
- the LOC136461920 gene encoding uncharacterized protein: MAPQKLLHYFTDHEIMVVTSYLLRDIVHNHDAVGWISKWALERMGHDIRYIPCTAIKTQALMDLISEWMEVQLLTLDITHEYWTMYFDGSIMAPGSGVGVVLISPDGSRLRYTICLHFLASNNTMEYKALIYRLRIAIKLGATQLYVHGDSELVVDQVMKESSCKSPLMVAYFQEVRKLEDKF; encoded by the coding sequence ATGGCGccccagaagctcctacactacttcactgaccatgaaatcatggtcgtcacttcatacctgctcagggacatcgtccacaaccatgatgccgtgggatggatctccaaaTGGGCACTTGAAcgcatgggccacgacatcaggtatatcccctgtaCCGCCATTAAGACTCAAGCTCTCATGGATCTTATTtctgaatggatggaggtccagctactgaccctagacatcacccatgagtactggacaatgtacttcgatgggtccatcaTGGCGCCCGGATCAGGtgttggagtggttctgatctccccagatgggagtaggctccgctataccatctgcctccactttttagcctcaaacaacaccatggagtacaaggccctcatctacagactacgcatcgccatcaaaCTTGGTGCTACACAACTCTACGTTCATGGTGACTCGGAGCTGgttgttgatcaggtcatgaaggagtcctcctgcaaaagccccctcatggtagcatacttccaagaggtgcgtaagctcgaggacaaattctag